The following coding sequences lie in one Cotesia glomerata isolate CgM1 linkage group LG5, MPM_Cglom_v2.3, whole genome shotgun sequence genomic window:
- the LOC123264645 gene encoding uncharacterized protein LOC123264645 isoform X1, whose protein sequence is MSSRKCKYDADAFCFICGQFIKVRDVKYELKTSPVRNQDKPWAPHVACSYCKRCLEGWYRGEKRSMKFAIPRIWREPKDHITDCYFCMVNPSKRRRGKNAKPIEYPDLESSSAPIAHDLTRPVPEPPKKLSQKSSSSFSSYKSNSDKEFLPTPEQPKHYLITSEDFNDLIRDLNLPKNKAELLGSRLKQWNLLDDVKITDQRTRHEMFATFFTKEDGLCFCNDIKGNNKAENYEKLVEDMLTNFKAMGCRMSLKVHMLHAHLDKFKNNMGAYSEEQGERFHQDIMNFEQRYQGQYNENMMGDYIWGLLRESSYEHKRKSKSVHF, encoded by the exons ATGTCGTCACGAAAGTGCAAATACGATGCTGATGCATTTTGTTTTATATGTggtcaatttattaaagttcgAGACGTGAAATATGAACTAAAGACATC TCCTGTACGGAATCAAGATAAGCCATGGGCTCCACATGTTGCTTGTAGTTATTGTAAAAGGTGTTTGGAAG gttGGTATCGAGGTGAGAAAAGGTCTATGAAATTTGCAATACCAAGGATTTGGCGAGAACCAAAAGATCATATTACTGACTGCTACTTTTGTATGGTGAATCCGAGTAAAAGACGTAGAGGTAAAAATGCAAAACCTATTGAATATCCTGACCTCGAATCTTCTTCTGCTCCAATTGCTCACGACCTGACACGACCAGTACCTGAgccaccaaaaaaattatcgcaGAAAAGTAGCTCATCTTTTAGTTcttataaaagtaattccgATAAGGAGTTTTTGCCTACACCTGAACAACCAAAACACTATCTTATTACTTCAGAAGATTTTAACGATCTAATTAGAGATTTAAATTTGCCAAAAAATAAAGCAGAGCTTCTAGGCTCTCGGTTAAAACAGTGGAATTTGCTTGATGATGTTAAGATCACGGATCAGCGGACTAGGCATGAAATGTTTGCAACGTTTTTCACGAAGGAAGATGGACTTTGTTTTTGTAATGACATTAAAG gaaataataaagctgAAAACTACGAAAAGTTGGTTGAGGATATGCTTACAAATTTTAAGGCCATGGGCTGCAGGATGTCATTAAAAGTACATATGCTGCATGCTcatttggataaatttaaaaacaatatggGAGCCTATTCCGAAGAGCAAGGAGAACGTTTCCATCAGGACATCATGAATTTTGAACAACGCTATCAAGGCCAATACAATGAAAACATGATGGGCGACTATATTTGGGGTTTATTGAGAGAAAGTAGCTATGAAcataaaagaaaaagtaaaagtGTGCACTTTTAA
- the LOC123264645 gene encoding uncharacterized protein LOC123264645 isoform X2 gives MSSRKCKYDADAFCFICGQFIKVRDVKYELKTSPVRNQDKPWAPHVACSYCKRCLEGWYRGEKRSMKFAIPRIWREPKDHITDCYFCMVNPSKRRRAHDLTRPVPEPPKKLSQKSSSSFSSYKSNSDKEFLPTPEQPKHYLITSEDFNDLIRDLNLPKNKAELLGSRLKQWNLLDDVKITDQRTRHEMFATFFTKEDGLCFCNDIKGNNKAENYEKLVEDMLTNFKAMGCRMSLKVHMLHAHLDKFKNNMGAYSEEQGERFHQDIMNFEQRYQGQYNENMMGDYIWGLLRESSYEHKRKSKSVHF, from the exons ATGTCGTCACGAAAGTGCAAATACGATGCTGATGCATTTTGTTTTATATGTggtcaatttattaaagttcgAGACGTGAAATATGAACTAAAGACATC TCCTGTACGGAATCAAGATAAGCCATGGGCTCCACATGTTGCTTGTAGTTATTGTAAAAGGTGTTTGGAAG gttGGTATCGAGGTGAGAAAAGGTCTATGAAATTTGCAATACCAAGGATTTGGCGAGAACCAAAAGATCATATTACTGACTGCTACTTTTGTATGGTGAATCCGAGTAAAAGACGTAGAG CTCACGACCTGACACGACCAGTACCTGAgccaccaaaaaaattatcgcaGAAAAGTAGCTCATCTTTTAGTTcttataaaagtaattccgATAAGGAGTTTTTGCCTACACCTGAACAACCAAAACACTATCTTATTACTTCAGAAGATTTTAACGATCTAATTAGAGATTTAAATTTGCCAAAAAATAAAGCAGAGCTTCTAGGCTCTCGGTTAAAACAGTGGAATTTGCTTGATGATGTTAAGATCACGGATCAGCGGACTAGGCATGAAATGTTTGCAACGTTTTTCACGAAGGAAGATGGACTTTGTTTTTGTAATGACATTAAAG gaaataataaagctgAAAACTACGAAAAGTTGGTTGAGGATATGCTTACAAATTTTAAGGCCATGGGCTGCAGGATGTCATTAAAAGTACATATGCTGCATGCTcatttggataaatttaaaaacaatatggGAGCCTATTCCGAAGAGCAAGGAGAACGTTTCCATCAGGACATCATGAATTTTGAACAACGCTATCAAGGCCAATACAATGAAAACATGATGGGCGACTATATTTGGGGTTTATTGAGAGAAAGTAGCTATGAAcataaaagaaaaagtaaaagtGTGCACTTTTAA
- the LOC123264633 gene encoding protein rtoA-like, with protein MSNDIYNFNEEDLLMSTDEEDFLLGDTEQENGIYEESKIPGFTQNQQPRTNPATRQEIEEALNKHLQNQQNLKNLRISSVENINLRNHGNNFGDTSSSSNAQDIDSPVDLSKVNSSSNNSGEITEVHNTPEFGAQDTFHSFNISANPHGFGVPSNSHGFSGSSYSHGFGVPSNSHGFGVSSNPYGFGVSGDSYSFGVLPNPHGFGVPSNLYGFSVPGNPHSFSVPSNLYGFGPGHSPGFTAPTNNYDSVRGAVNSQSVVSGTDNPPSFTAPNNNYDSVNGAGSLQTIDGPGDSDSTPTLTNNSTNIRGAVNSQSIVSGPSNSPGVTAPSSNSGGINGAGSFPTVDGSGNSVSTPVSSNNSNSVRGAVSSQSYSGPEHPPGFTARGNKPVKRGKNSGRQKRFRNRIYQLYQNFDKNTKNLQPTVNYNSGGGNFYFYNTK; from the exons TTGGGCGATACGGAGCAAGAAAATG GCATCTACGAGGAAAGTAAAATTCCAGGCTTCACTCAGAACCAACAACCGCGAACCAATCCGGCTACCCGTCAAGAGATTGAAGAAGCTTTAAACAAACATTTGCAGAATCAGCAAAATTTGAAGAACCTGAGGATTTCATCCGTTGAAAACATCAATCTGCGCAATCATGGCAATAATTTTGGCGATACTAGTTCTTCAAGTAATGCTCAGGACATTGACAGTCCAGTGGACCTCAGTAAAGTCAATAGTTCAAGCAATAACTCTGGCGAAATAACTGAAGTTCATAATACACCTGAATTCGGCGCTCAAGACACCTTTCATAGTTTCAACATTTCAGCTAACCCTCACGGCTTCGGCGTTCCAAGCAACTCTCACGGCTTCAGCGGTTCAAGCTACTCTCACGGCTTCGGCGTTCCAAGCAACTCTCACGGTTTCGGCGTTTCAAGCAACCCTTACGGCTTCGGCGTTTCAGGGGACTCTTACAGTTTTGGCGTTCTACCTAACCCTCACGGTTTCGGCGTTCCAAGCAACCTTTATGGTTTCAGCGTTCCAGGCAACCCTCATAGTTTCAGCGTTCCAAGCAACCTTTATGGTTTCGGTCCAGGCCACTCACCTGGTTTCACTGCTCCAACCAATAATTATGACAGTGTAAGGGGCGCTGTAAACTCTCAAAGTGTTGTTAGCGGAACAGACAACCCACCTAGTTTCACTGCTCCAAACAATAATTATGACAGCGTAAATGGCGCTGGCAGTCTCCAAACTATTGACGGACCAGGAGATTCTGATAGTACCCCtactttaacaaataattctaCCAACATAAGGGGCGCAGTCAACTCACAGAGTATTGTTAGCGGACCAAGCAACTCACCCGGTGTCACTGCTCCAAGCAGTAACTCTGGCGGCATAAATGGCGCTGGGAGTTTCCCAACTGTTGACGGATCAGGAAATTCTGTCAGTACCCCTGTTTCCAGCAATAATTCTAACAGCGTAAGAGGCGCTGTAAGCTCGCAGAGTTATAGTGGACCTGAACACCCACCTGGTTTCACAGCTCGAG ggAACAAACCGGTAAAACGGGGAAAGAATTCCGGCCGACAAAAAAGGTTCCGGAATAGAATATACCaactttatcaaaattttgacaaaaacactaaaaatttacaacCGACTGTCAATTACAACTCCGGTGGTGGGaacttttacttttataatacaaaataa